In Ignavibacteria bacterium, the sequence TTTTATACAGGTTTTTTTGTTGTAAAGTATATGATGAATGCTATGCTGTTTAGTTCTGTGATGCGTTATTTTCATTGCTTTCAGTTTTTTTCTTAGGCGGCAATGCAAGTAATATTCCCGATGCAAACCCGTAGCCTGTTGTAATATACCAGTTAGAGCTCAGCGGGCAGCCGTTTGAACATCCTACATAATAGTAATATGCATATCCAATCAATGCGCCAGATAGCGCGTATAAACCGAGCTTTAAATATTTATTTTTTATCATAATTTCCTGCAATTTAATATTTCACCGGTAAAGATCCAAAGTGTTAATTCACTTTCAGGACTTCGCTAATAGCCTGAACAAAGCTTTCCTTCGGCAGTGCGCCCATAGTCATTTGGGGCTTACCATCCATAGGTATGAATAATATTGAAGGAATGCTGCGAATGCCGAATACCTGTGCGAGCTCCTGCTCTTCTTCGGTATCTACTTTATATATCTGTACCTTACCGTCATATTCCTTTGATAACTCTTCTAAAACAGGTGCAACCATTTTGCAAGGACCGCACCAGTCAGCATAAAAATCTATTATTACGGGCTTATCACCTGTGAATTTCCATTCTTTTTCTGTTTCGTAGTTAAATACCTTTTGTTTGAATTCTGCTGCTGTTAAATGTACCATTTTAGTGCTTCCTTTTTTATTATTTTCTGTATTGTTATTTCTGCTTCCGGTTGTGTTACTATTATTAACATTATTATTTGGTGATTGTTCCGTTTTTACCGGTTTTTGCTGCAAATTGCTGTTATTATAAACTGAACTGTTATCTTTTTTTCCGCATGAAACCAGCAGGGCAGCGAAGATTCCGCTTAAAACTAAAAGACTGATAATATTTTTTCTTATTTTCATAATAGAATCGGTTAAATTCCTGATCTTTTATAGTTGCTAATAGCAACTTAATACAAAAAGTTCCCAAAGTCAAGCCAGCAGAATAAGGATAGTAAGTTGCCATAGGCAACAAAATGACAAAAATCATATTTTATGGTGAAGTAAATCATATTTTATCGCCGTTAACTGTTGTTATTTTTGTATAGTTGCTAATGGCAATTAAATGAAAAATAATAAAAGATCGAAAATTATGAAGAAAATTACAGGTTTATTACTTTTATCCGTCATACTTATATCAGGAATTTACTCGCAAAACGGCACAAGGCTCATTGGTTTTGATGCCAAAACAACAGGCAGGGGAGGCGTATCAACCGGTTTTTTTGATAACACAAGCCTTCTTATGACAAATCCCGCAGGTATTTCTTTTCTAAAAGAAAACATGCTGGAAGCGGATTTTTCTATGATGATGCCGAAGCTGAAGTTTACAAATACAATTAATACCGCTGAAGGAAATTCCAACACTTACCCGCTTCCTTCATTGGGCGTTACTTTTACTCCAAAAAAATCGAAATTAACTCTAGGGCTTGGTTTCTTCACGAACGGAGGTATGGGTTCAGATTTTAAATTAAATCACCAGTTATTCAAAGACCAGGCAGGGAATTATGTGCAGCAGGAATATTATTCCAAATACGCAGTAATGCAGGGCGGACCCTCTGTATCATATAAATTGAGCAAAAATTTCTCAGCAGGTATATCAGCTCATATGTATTACAGCATGATGGATTTCCGTATGCCTTACAGCCTTTCACCTAACGAGCTTAAAGGTGTTGTTAATCCACAAACCGGTATGACATTCGGTCAGATGTTCTCTGCTCCGCAGAGCCAGGGCGGACTTGGTTACAGCGAAGTAACCGCTTACGCAAAAATGAGCGATCTGACAGCGATAGGGTTCGGCGGTAAAATTGGACTCGCATATAAAGTAAACGATATGTTCTCGCTCGGTTTAAGCTATACACTTCCGGTCGATCTTACTTACAAGAACGGCAAAGCTGATATGGATATGACTTACCAGATGAATGATGCATTCGGAAGGGTTGTAACAGGATATATGACCAATTACCCCGGTATAACACAGCAGCAGGCAATGGATTCAGCAATGAACGCTTTTTCACAGATGGGAATTGATCTTTCACTGGGTGCAAAAGCAACATATGATCTTGAGAACAAGCTTTCAATGCCTCAGCAGATATCGTTCGGATTTTCCTATGCAGCCCCGAACAAAAAATTCCGCTTTGGTATGGACTTTGAATGGCTTAACTGGAAAAAAGCATTTGAGAAAATGGAGCTAAGCATGACAGGCGGCCAGAATGCTAATATCAACAGAATGATGGGCAATACGGGTTCATTTTCACTTAACTTCCCGCTGGAATGGAAGGATTCATACATTATCCACGCAGGCGGAGAATATGATATATCCAAAATGTTCACAATGCGTTTAGGCTATACATACGGCACCAACCCGGTTCCTGAATCAACAGTGTTCCCGGTTTTCCCGGCAATTGTAGAAAACCATATAATGGCAGGCGGAACACTTAACTTTTCACCTAAGTTCGCTGTGAACTTTGCATATGAAATGGCTCTGAAAAAAGAGCTTACAGCTTCAAATCCGAGTACAGTGGCATCTGAATACAGCAGCAGCACTTCATCGCTTGAAACAATGCTGTTCCATTTATCACTGACCTGGAAGTATTAAAAAAAAGAAGCATTAGCGAACGGAAAATTATCAGAGTATTAATTGATCAGTTAAATTTCACTTTGAATATATTATGACAAAATTTAAAACTACAGGCTATTTATTAATATATTTCGGACTGGCTTTGATATTGCTGGTAACGGCAAGCTCATGCAATAAAGATTCCCGTTCAGATTATAACCCGGTTCCAAAAAAGGTAAATCCCCTTGAGGGCCGGGTAATTCCTCATTTGGATCACAGCGCATATTTTAAGGATTCAATTGATTCCCCCCAAAAAGTGACACGCAGATGCCTTGAGTGCCATCCCAACAGCGGAAGCGAAGTTATGAAAACCGCTCACTGGACCTGGATCAGCGGTGATGTTGAAAGGAACGGAAAAAATATTCCGCTTGGAAAAAAGAACCAGGTTAATAATTTCTGCATCAGCGTTGTAGGTAACTGGGGTTCATGCGTTACCTGCCATGCGGGATATGGGTGGAGTGATGCAAATTATGATTTCACCAAAGAAGAAAATGTTGACTGTTTGGTATGCCATGACGGCTCAGGTACATATTCAAAAACAAAGCTTGGCATGCCGAATAAAAATGTTGATCTGCGATTGGTTGCAGGAAGCGTTCACCGTCCAACACGCGAAAACTGCGGTATATGCCATTTCAGCGGCGGCGGCGGTATGGGTGTAAAACACGGCGACCTTGATGAATCACTTTTAAACGCAAATAAAGAGCTTGATTTCCATATGGGCAAGCTAAACTTCCAGTGTGTTGATTGCCATACTACCCAAAACCATGTGATATCAGGCAAAGTAAATACAACATATACAGAAAAAACCAATGCATCACGTTTCAACTGTGAAAAATGCCATACAGAGCAGCCGCATAAAGACCCAAGGCTGAATAAACATACTGCAAGGGTTGCATGCCAGACTTGCCATATACCGGAGTTTGCAAAAAAGCTGCCAACAAAGATGATATGGGACTGGTCAAAAGCGGGTGACTCAACCAGGGTAGATAGTCCGCATGAATATCTTAAAATTAAAGGTGAATTTGTGTATGAAGAGGGCGTAATACCTACTTATACATGGTTCAACGGAAAAATGGACAGGTACGTAATTGGTGATAAGCTGGATGGAGAAGAAGAGCATAATATGAATCACCCATTGGGATCACGTGAAGATAAAAATGCCAAGATATGGCCGTTCAAAGTTCACCACGCAACACAGCCTTATGATGAAGTTAATAATATTATAATCCCCCCGATTACCAGCGGAGAAGGCGGCTACTGGACAAAATTTGACTGGGCATATGCAATTTCAACGGGAGCCAAATTAAACAATCTGCCATACAGCGGAAAGTACGGTTTTACAAAAACAAAAATGTACTGGCCTATCACACATATGGTAACGACTGGTAAGAACGCATTAACCTGTACAGATTGCCATTCCAAAGGCGGCCGTTTGAACTGGGCAGAGCTTGGATATAAAAATGACCCGCTTCAGGGACCCGGTAAATAAACTTTTCAATTTATTACAGCTATGAAAAATAAACCAAAGCCATATAAAAATCCATATTTTGCAGGCGCAATTTTGGGTGTGGTATTATTCAGCGCTTATGCTTTAACGCACAGCGGCCTGGGCGCATCAGGTGCGATAAGCCGCATACATGTTGCCATTACAAAATTATTTTCACAGGCACATGTTGATATGGTAAGCACGTTCGCTTTAATGGGAGCGGGTGATACAAATGCGCTTGACCATCCAAGTGTATTTCTTTTAATAGGCACATTTGCCGGTGGAATGATATCCGCGCTGATAAACGGCAGGTTTAAGCCTGAAATTTTCAAAGGCCCGCAGATCTCCAACTTGCAGCGCCTTATCTTCGCTCTGATAGGCGGCATTATAATGGGCTACGGCGCAAGATTTGCACGCGGCTGCACTTCAGGGCAGGCACTCT encodes:
- a CDS encoding outer membrane protein transport protein; the encoded protein is MKKITGLLLLSVILISGIYSQNGTRLIGFDAKTTGRGGVSTGFFDNTSLLMTNPAGISFLKENMLEADFSMMMPKLKFTNTINTAEGNSNTYPLPSLGVTFTPKKSKLTLGLGFFTNGGMGSDFKLNHQLFKDQAGNYVQQEYYSKYAVMQGGPSVSYKLSKNFSAGISAHMYYSMMDFRMPYSLSPNELKGVVNPQTGMTFGQMFSAPQSQGGLGYSEVTAYAKMSDLTAIGFGGKIGLAYKVNDMFSLGLSYTLPVDLTYKNGKADMDMTYQMNDAFGRVVTGYMTNYPGITQQQAMDSAMNAFSQMGIDLSLGAKATYDLENKLSMPQQISFGFSYAAPNKKFRFGMDFEWLNWKKAFEKMELSMTGGQNANINRMMGNTGSFSLNFPLEWKDSYIIHAGGEYDISKMFTMRLGYTYGTNPVPESTVFPVFPAIVENHIMAGGTLNFSPKFAVNFAYEMALKKELTASNPSTVASEYSSSTSSLETMLFHLSLTWKY
- a CDS encoding YeeE/YedE family protein; translation: MKNKPKPYKNPYFAGAILGVVLFSAYALTHSGLGASGAISRIHVAITKLFSQAHVDMVSTFALMGAGDTNALDHPSVFLLIGTFAGGMISALINGRFKPEIFKGPQISNLQRLIFALIGGIIMGYGARFARGCTSGQALSGGAVLSLGSWAFMFSVFIGGYAVAYFVRRLWTEPNKSI
- a CDS encoding tetrathionate reductase family octaheme c-type cytochrome produces the protein MTKFKTTGYLLIYFGLALILLVTASSCNKDSRSDYNPVPKKVNPLEGRVIPHLDHSAYFKDSIDSPQKVTRRCLECHPNSGSEVMKTAHWTWISGDVERNGKNIPLGKKNQVNNFCISVVGNWGSCVTCHAGYGWSDANYDFTKEENVDCLVCHDGSGTYSKTKLGMPNKNVDLRLVAGSVHRPTRENCGICHFSGGGGMGVKHGDLDESLLNANKELDFHMGKLNFQCVDCHTTQNHVISGKVNTTYTEKTNASRFNCEKCHTEQPHKDPRLNKHTARVACQTCHIPEFAKKLPTKMIWDWSKAGDSTRVDSPHEYLKIKGEFVYEEGVIPTYTWFNGKMDRYVIGDKLDGEEEHNMNHPLGSREDKNAKIWPFKVHHATQPYDEVNNIIIPPITSGEGGYWTKFDWAYAISTGAKLNNLPYSGKYGFTKTKMYWPITHMVTTGKNALTCTDCHSKGGRLNWAELGYKNDPLQGPGK
- the trxA gene encoding thioredoxin, which produces MVHLTAAEFKQKVFNYETEKEWKFTGDKPVIIDFYADWCGPCKMVAPVLEELSKEYDGKVQIYKVDTEEEQELAQVFGIRSIPSILFIPMDGKPQMTMGALPKESFVQAISEVLKVN